TTAAATTTGTTGATAAGCTTAAATTCTTTTCTATCGGTGCAAGCTGGGGCGGTTATGAAAGTTTAGCCACAGTTACTACTCCTCCAAGAACGGTTACTGATTGGAGCAAAAGAGGTCCTTTTGTGCGTTTTCATATAGGACTTGAAGATGTTAGCGAACTTATAGCTGATCTTACTCAAGCACTTGATTCTATCACAAAATAAGGATAAACAATGATAAGCGTATTTGATCAAAAATTACTTGCTGATTCTTGGAGTTCTCCTGCTATGCGTGAGGTTTTTTGCGAGCAAAACCGCATTCAAAAATGGCTTGATGTAGAAGCAGCTTTGGCTAAAGCTCAAGCTAAGCTTAATATTATCCCAAAAAATGCAGCCGATGAGATCGCTAAAAAGGCTAAATTTAAATTTATGGATATGGATTTTATTTATACTGAGTTTAAAAAGACTAAACACCCTTTAGTGCCAACTGTTCGCGGGCTTGAAAAAGCTTGCGATAAGGGCTTGGGTGAATTTGTGCATTTTGGTGTAACCACGCAAGATATTATCGATACGGGGCTTGTTTTGCAGTTTAAAGAGGGTTTAGCTCTCATCAAACAAGATCTAAAAGACATAGCCAAAGCCTTGCTTAAGCTCAGTAAAGAGCATAAAAATACTGCCATGATGGGAAGAACCTTGTCTTTGCAAGCCTTGCCTATCACTTTTGGGCATAAAAGTGCGATTTGGCTTAGTGAGCTTGTGCGTCATTTTGATAGAATCACCGAGCTTGAAAATAGACTTTTTGTAGGAAGCATAGTTGGTGCTGTTGGAACTAAGGCTAGTTTAACTGACAAGGCAAATGAGGTTGAAAAGCTTACTTTAGAAAATTTAGGGCTTAATGTGCCTGAAATTTCTTGGCAGCCAGCAAGGGACAGATTTATCGAGCTTGGTTATGTTTTGGGCAATATCAACGCCACATTTAACAAAATCGCTCATCAAATTCTTATCCTTGCACATAATGAGATAGATGAACTTGCTGAGCCTTTCGGTAAGGGTCAAGTAGGTAGCTCAACCATGCCTCATAAAAGAAATCCAGCAGTAAGCGAAAATGCCGTAACCGTGAGCAATGCCTTGAAAGCAAATTTAGCTATCTTAAGTGATATCGAAAGACATGAGCATGAAAGAGATGGACAGGTTTGGAAAATGGAATGGAAGCTTTTGCCAGAAATTTTTTTAATGCTTTCTGTGGTGCTAGCAAATATGAAATTTGCACTTAGTGGTCTTGAGCTTAAAAAGGACAAAATGCTTAAGAATTTAAACACACTTAAAGGCTTTGTTTTGGCTGAACGCGTTATGTTTGCTTTAAGTGATCATTATGGCAAGCAACACGCTCATGAAATCGTCTATGAAGCAGCGATGAAAGGAATGGAGCATAACAAGGGCTTTAAGGAAGTTTTAATGGCAGATAAGAGGGTTTCAAAGGTCTTAGATGAAAAACAAATCGATGCCTTACTTGATGCTACAACTTATGTAGGCTATGCTCCAAAGCTTGTTGATGAATTTATCGTTAAAGTCAAAAATGCTAAAATTTTCAAATAGGCTTAAAAGATGACTTATAGTGAAGTTTTAGCTGAATTTATCACAAATTTAGACTATGAAGATATCCCCAAAAATGTCGTTGGGAGGGCAAAAGAACTTATGCTTGATAGCTTTGGAACGGCTTTAGCAGCCCATGATCAAACAAGCGTTTTAAATGCTATCAAGGCTTTAAGCTCTTTGCCAAACTCAGCAGGAAATGTTCAAATTTGGGGGCAAGATGAGAGCTTAAGGGCTGATTTGGCTGCTATGTGTAATGGCATAGCAGCTCATGCCCTTGATTTTGATGATACGCACACTGAGGCGATTTTGCATGCGAGTGCTATTTTAACGCCACTTTGTCTAAGCTATGGTTTTAGCGTAAATCAAAACGGCAAGGATATCTTAAAAGCCTTTATCGTTGGCTGGGAAGTAGGGGCTAGAGTAGGTATAGCAAGTAAAGGAAGCTTTCATAAAAAAGGCTTTCACACCACAGCCATAGCAGGAAGTTTTGCCGCCACAGCTGCTGCAAGCGTACTTTTAAAGCTTGATAAAGAGCAAACTATAAATGCCTTAGGCTTTGCAGGAAGCTTTGCAAGTGGGGTGAATGAGTTTTTGTCTAATGGCTCAAACTCAAAGGTCTTACATATCGCAAATGCCATTAAAAACGCTATTTATATAGCACATTTTGCAAAAAATTCAATGTTTGCACCAAGAAGCATTTTTGAGGGCAGGGATAATGTATTTCGTGCATTTGGCATAGAGGAACTTTGCGACAAAAGCAAGCTCACGCAGGGCTTAAATGAAATTTGGCAGGTTTTGCAAGTATCAATAAAGCCTTATCCAAGCTGTCATTTTGCTCATGGTTTGATCGACTGTGCTTTGGAGCTTAGAAAAGAGGGCTTAAAAGCAGATGATATAAAAAGTATTCATTGCTTTGTTGATGAGGTGCCAAGCAGTTTTATTTGCGATCCTATAAATGCAAAATACACCCCAAAAACAGCTTACGAGGCTAAATTTTCCATGCCTTTTTTAATGGCTCTAGCCTTTTTTGACGGACAGGTGAGCTTAAAATCTTATGAAAATTTAAACAGGGCTGAAATTTTAGAATTTGCTAAGAAAATAAGCTATGAAAAAAGAGCATCAAGTGGCTTTCCTAAGTATTTTCCGGGTCATTTAGAAGCCATTTTAACAAATGGAGAAAAGCTTAAAAAAGATGTCTTTATCAATAAGGGCAATTTTGACAATCCCCTAAGCTTTGAAGAACTTGAGCTTAAATTTTTAAATAATGCTAAGCTTTGTATAGATGAAGCAAGTGCAAAAAAACTTAGCGAAAAAATCTTAAGCCTTGAGACACAAAAAAGCTTTATATAGCCTTGCTTTTTAAATCAAAGTGAAAGTTTTATCGCTTTGATTTGAAATAAATATAATTTTTTACTTTAGTTTTATTTTAGTGTTGATTTGAGTTAAATTTAAAAAGAAAAATTTAAGCAAATCAATTAAAAGCTATACTATATGCAATTTTATGCTTGCGTTTGTATTGTTTTTCATGAGCTTCTTTTGTATCAATGTCAAATTTTGCACTAAATATTAAGCTTACACCACCATTTAGACTAAAT
This genomic interval from Campylobacter sp. MIT 99-7217 contains the following:
- the purB gene encoding adenylosuccinate lyase, with translation MISVFDQKLLADSWSSPAMREVFCEQNRIQKWLDVEAALAKAQAKLNIIPKNAADEIAKKAKFKFMDMDFIYTEFKKTKHPLVPTVRGLEKACDKGLGEFVHFGVTTQDIIDTGLVLQFKEGLALIKQDLKDIAKALLKLSKEHKNTAMMGRTLSLQALPITFGHKSAIWLSELVRHFDRITELENRLFVGSIVGAVGTKASLTDKANEVEKLTLENLGLNVPEISWQPARDRFIELGYVLGNINATFNKIAHQILILAHNEIDELAEPFGKGQVGSSTMPHKRNPAVSENAVTVSNALKANLAILSDIERHEHERDGQVWKMEWKLLPEIFLMLSVVLANMKFALSGLELKKDKMLKNLNTLKGFVLAERVMFALSDHYGKQHAHEIVYEAAMKGMEHNKGFKEVLMADKRVSKVLDEKQIDALLDATTYVGYAPKLVDEFIVKVKNAKIFK
- a CDS encoding MmgE/PrpD family protein; this encodes MTYSEVLAEFITNLDYEDIPKNVVGRAKELMLDSFGTALAAHDQTSVLNAIKALSSLPNSAGNVQIWGQDESLRADLAAMCNGIAAHALDFDDTHTEAILHASAILTPLCLSYGFSVNQNGKDILKAFIVGWEVGARVGIASKGSFHKKGFHTTAIAGSFAATAAASVLLKLDKEQTINALGFAGSFASGVNEFLSNGSNSKVLHIANAIKNAIYIAHFAKNSMFAPRSIFEGRDNVFRAFGIEELCDKSKLTQGLNEIWQVLQVSIKPYPSCHFAHGLIDCALELRKEGLKADDIKSIHCFVDEVPSSFICDPINAKYTPKTAYEAKFSMPFLMALAFFDGQVSLKSYENLNRAEILEFAKKISYEKRASSGFPKYFPGHLEAILTNGEKLKKDVFINKGNFDNPLSFEELELKFLNNAKLCIDEASAKKLSEKILSLETQKSFI